The Penaeus vannamei isolate JL-2024 chromosome 4, ASM4276789v1, whole genome shotgun sequence genome segment GGATATTAAAATATTATAGTTGAAGATGCTTGTTTAATATCTAGTATTTACAAAGACCCGAGATCAATAAATATTTCATTTCTGTTCCTTAAgaataggagggggtgggtggcttATAGGATGGCTGAGGAGGACCATAGGAGGCCTTTGGGGTGGGGTACTGAGCCTCTCCCTCGTAGGTCACATCAGCCACGTAACCGGAGTCTCCGTTCACATTGTAGgtcaccttctgcagacgaccgtcgggaaggaggacgtagtaggatccctgtgtgtggtcgccatcacgggcttcctggtgtccgaagtcgttggctgatggtgggtcgttgacggcgtagttgaagtcgtactttgcGGGTGGTGCATAAGAGGGTGTGGGAGCAGAGTAGCCATAGGTAGGAGGGCTATCAGGACGGGCGGCGGCGACGACCACAAGGGCGACCAGTGCTAATACCTGCAGCACAGTTGAATCGTCAGAAATATTTATATGATCGATATTTTATGGTTGAAAAACAGAAAATCTTAACCAACTGCACTTTTGGAATGACAGATTTACTTGCCTTGAATGCCATTGTGTTAGAGACTGCGGAGACTGAGACTGACGGAGACACACAGAGCCCTTTCCTTTATACAAGTGTCCGAGAAAGACCCCGCCCAGGACGTGACGTCAAGAAATATCATCCAAGCAAGATGACCTTGATTCGGTGAGCGAGTTTCCCCATCGGTGATGTTACCGGAATGCAGATGTTCACATTATCTATGCAGGTCTGTGTGAAAGTTATTTTTCAAATATTCACGAGTTTTGGCCATTTTTTCAGTAACTGATAAAGAATGATATTATGGCATCCGTATCAAGTTATGAAAATCTGTGTTGCAATGATATAGAAAATTGTATCATATAGTTTTTATATaaggatgtgtgtatacatatatatttgcatgtatataaatatatacatgtgtgtgaatacatatgtgtatatatatgtgtatgtgtttgtgtcgatgtgagtgtctatgtatgtatagatataattatgcatatacagatatagtcatacatatgtatgtatacattagttcacatgtatatgcatgtgcatgtgtgcgtgcgcgcgtgtgtctatgtatgtatgcatatatatatatatatatatatatatatatatatatatatatatatatatatatatatatatatatatattgtgtgtgtgtgtgtgtgtgtgtgtgtgtgtgtgtacgtctatatgtatgtatgtatatatgtaaatattatatatatatatattacggaaAGAGCCAGCGAAAATTCTCTTTCAGAATTAATTCCTGACATCGGAATTCTTGGCATGCTTGCATGCATTACCTGCATGCAGACATTAAGGGAACAGAAACCTGTAGCACAATGAGCTCTTTGGCTCATGATGTCTCGTTACCAAGATGCCTTTGCTATATCGtttctgataaagatgataaagaaggaaactAATTCCCATTTTGGAATAAGCAAACCCTGCTCTATTAATGAATATCTTGGCATGCCTCGTGAACACCATTCCACTTTAGCCACAAAACCCAAACTAGAAAGGCCACAACACAACCCATTTT includes the following:
- the LOC138861552 gene encoding pro-resilin-like; amino-acid sequence: MAFKVLALVALVVVAAARPDSPPTYGYSAPTPSYAPPAKYDFNYAVNDPPSANDFGHQEARDGDHTQGSYYVLLPDGRLQKVTYNVNGDSGYVADVTYEGEAQYPTPKASYGPPQPSYKPPTPSYS